Proteins encoded in a region of the Pseudomonas sp. GOM7 genome:
- the sdhA gene encoding succinate dehydrogenase flavoprotein subunit, producing MASIRTLSYDAIIVGGGGAGMRAALQLAQGGHKTAVVTKVFPTRSHTVSAQGGITCAIASADPNDDWRWHMYDTVKGSDYIGDQDAIEYMCSVGPEAVFELEHMGLPFSRTEQGRIYQRPFGGQSKGPDNPTQAARTCAAADRTGHALLHTLYQANLKAGTSFLNEWYAVDLVKNQDGAIVGIIAICIETGETVYIRSKAVVLATGGAGRIYASTTNALINTGDGVGMALRAGVPVQDIEMWQFHPTGIAGAGVLVTEGCRGEGGYLINAHGERFMERYAPNAKDLAGRDVVARSMVKEVIAGNGVGPNKDHVLLKLDHLGEEVLHSRLPGICELSKTFAHVDPVVAPIPVIPTCHYMMGGVATNIHGQAITQDANGKDTIIEGLFAVGEVACVSVHGANRLGGNSLLDLVVFGRAAGLHLEKALKEGVEVRGASETDIEQSLARLAGVNERSTGEEVAPLKRELQQCMQNYFGVFRTGEYMQKGIQQLADLRERIAKVKISDKSQAFNTARIEALELQNLLEVAEATAVAAEARKESRGAHAREDFEERDDQNWLCHSLYFPGEKRVAKRDVNFAPKTVPAFEPKVRTY from the coding sequence ATGGCTAGCATCCGTACTCTTTCCTATGACGCCATCATCGTAGGTGGCGGCGGCGCCGGCATGCGTGCCGCGCTGCAACTGGCTCAGGGCGGTCACAAGACTGCCGTGGTCACCAAGGTGTTCCCGACTCGTTCGCACACCGTTTCCGCTCAGGGTGGCATCACCTGCGCCATCGCCTCGGCCGACCCGAACGACGATTGGCGCTGGCACATGTACGACACCGTCAAGGGCTCCGACTACATCGGTGACCAGGATGCCATCGAATACATGTGCTCCGTCGGCCCGGAAGCGGTGTTCGAGCTCGAGCACATGGGCCTGCCGTTCTCCCGTACCGAGCAGGGCCGCATCTATCAGCGTCCGTTCGGTGGCCAGTCCAAGGGGCCGGACAATCCGACCCAGGCTGCCCGTACCTGCGCCGCTGCCGACCGTACCGGTCACGCGCTGCTGCACACCCTGTACCAGGCCAACCTGAAGGCTGGCACCTCGTTCCTCAACGAGTGGTACGCCGTTGACCTGGTGAAGAACCAGGATGGCGCCATCGTCGGCATCATCGCCATCTGCATCGAGACCGGCGAAACCGTCTACATCCGCTCCAAGGCCGTGGTTCTGGCCACTGGCGGTGCCGGTCGTATCTACGCCTCCACCACCAACGCCCTGATCAATACCGGCGATGGCGTGGGCATGGCCCTGCGTGCCGGCGTGCCGGTGCAGGACATCGAGATGTGGCAGTTCCACCCGACTGGCATCGCCGGTGCCGGTGTACTGGTCACCGAAGGTTGCCGTGGTGAGGGTGGTTACCTGATCAACGCCCATGGCGAGCGCTTCATGGAGCGTTACGCGCCGAACGCCAAGGACCTGGCCGGTCGCGACGTGGTTGCCCGTTCCATGGTCAAGGAAGTCATCGCCGGCAACGGTGTTGGCCCGAACAAGGATCACGTGCTGCTCAAGCTCGATCACCTCGGTGAAGAAGTGCTGCACAGTCGCCTGCCGGGTATCTGCGAACTGTCCAAGACCTTCGCGCACGTCGACCCGGTGGTCGCGCCGATTCCGGTCATCCCGACCTGCCACTACATGATGGGCGGCGTTGCCACCAACATCCATGGCCAGGCCATCACCCAGGATGCCAACGGCAAGGACACCATCATCGAAGGCCTGTTCGCCGTGGGCGAAGTGGCTTGCGTGTCGGTACACGGTGCCAACCGTCTGGGCGGCAACTCGCTGCTGGATCTGGTGGTGTTCGGTCGCGCCGCTGGCCTGCACCTGGAAAAAGCGCTGAAAGAAGGCGTGGAAGTCCGTGGCGCCAGCGAAACCGACATCGAGCAGTCGCTCGCTCGCCTGGCTGGCGTCAACGAGCGCAGCACGGGCGAAGAAGTCGCTCCGCTCAAGCGCGAGCTGCAACAGTGCATGCAAAACTACTTCGGCGTGTTCCGCACTGGCGAGTACATGCAGAAGGGTATCCAACAACTGGCCGACCTGCGCGAGCGTATCGCCAAGGTGAAGATCTCCGACAAGAGCCAGGCGTTCAACACTGCGCGTATCGAGGCGCTGGAACTGCAAAACCTGCTCGAAGTCGCCGAAGCGACCGCTGTGGCTGCCGAGGCTCGCAAAGAGTCGCGCGGTGCGCACGCTCGCGAAGACTTCGAGGAGCGCGACGATCAGAACTGGCTGTGCCATTCGCTCTACTTCCCGGGCGAGAAGCGCGTAGCCAAGCGTGACGTGAACTTCGCGCCGAAGACCGTTCCGGCATTTGAACCCAAGGTTCGGACTTATTAA
- the sdhD gene encoding succinate dehydrogenase, hydrophobic membrane anchor protein — protein MVTNVTNFSRSGLYDWMAQRVSAVVLAAYTLFLLGYVICNPGMGYAEWHGLFSHTAMRIFSLLALVALSVHAWVGMWTISTDYLTPMALGKSATIVRFLFQAACGIAMFAFFVWGVQILWGF, from the coding sequence ATGGTAACTAATGTCACGAATTTCTCGCGTTCGGGCCTCTATGACTGGATGGCGCAGCGCGTTTCTGCGGTCGTTCTCGCGGCTTATACGCTGTTTCTGCTGGGCTATGTGATCTGCAATCCGGGCATGGGCTACGCCGAATGGCACGGCCTGTTCTCGCATACCGCAATGCGCATCTTCAGCCTGCTGGCACTGGTTGCACTGAGCGTGCACGCCTGGGTCGGCATGTGGACCATCTCCACTGACTACCTGACGCCGATGGCGCTGGGCAAGTCGGCGACCATTGTGCGTTTCCTGTTCCAGGCCGCGTGTGGCATCGCCATGTTCGCGTTTTTCGTCTGGGGCGTGCAGATTCTGTGGGGTTTCTGA
- the sdhC gene encoding succinate dehydrogenase, cytochrome b556 subunit, producing MNSQRPVNLDLRTIKLPITAYTSILHRISGVILFVGIAILLFGLDKSLTSEEGFAQVKECLTSPLAKFVIWGLLSALLYHLVAGVRHLIMDMGIGETLEGGKLGSKIVIAVAAIVIVLLGVWIW from the coding sequence GTGAATAGCCAACGACCTGTAAACCTAGACCTTAGGACTATCAAGCTCCCGATCACCGCTTACACGTCCATTCTTCACCGTATCTCCGGTGTCATCCTCTTCGTCGGTATCGCCATTCTGCTGTTCGGCCTCGACAAGTCGCTGACTTCCGAAGAGGGCTTCGCCCAGGTGAAGGAATGCCTGACCAGCCCGCTGGCCAAGTTCGTGATCTGGGGTCTGTTGTCCGCTCTGCTGTACCACCTGGTGGCCGGTGTGCGCCATCTGATCATGGACATGGGCATCGGTGAGACGCTGGAAGGCGGCAAGCTGGGCTCGAAAATCGTCATCGCCGTTGCGGCGATCGTGATCGTGCTGCTGGGGGTGTGGATATGGTAA
- the gltA gene encoding citrate synthase: MADKKAQLIIEGDAPVDLPVLTGTVGPDVIDVRGLTSTGRFTFDPGFMSTASCESKITYIDGEKGILLHRGYPIEQLAEKSDYLETCYLLLNGELPTQAQKAQFVSTIKNHTMVHEQLKTFFNGFRRDAHPMAIMCGVVGALSAFYHDSLDIKNPQHREVSAMRLVAKMPTIAAMAYKYSMGQPMMYPRNDLNYAENFLHMMFNTPAEIKPISPVLAKAMDKIFILHADHEQNASTSTVRLAGSSGANPFACIAAGIAALWGPAHGGANEAVLTMLDEIGSVENIDKFVAKAKDKDDPFKLMGFGHRVYKNFDPRAKVMKQTCDEVLAELGINDPQLELAMKLEEIARNDPYFKERNLYPNVDFYSGIILKAIGIPTSMFTVIFALARTVGWISHWKEMLSGPYKIGRPRQLYTGHAKRDLPDDRG, encoded by the coding sequence ATGGCTGACAAAAAAGCGCAGTTGATCATCGAGGGCGATGCCCCCGTAGACCTGCCTGTTCTGACCGGCACCGTTGGTCCCGACGTAATCGACGTGCGAGGACTGACCTCCACGGGCCGCTTCACCTTCGACCCCGGCTTCATGTCCACCGCTTCCTGCGAGTCGAAGATCACCTACATCGACGGTGAAAAAGGCATTTTGTTGCACCGCGGCTACCCGATCGAACAGCTTGCCGAGAAATCCGACTACCTGGAAACCTGCTACCTGCTGCTCAACGGCGAACTGCCGACCCAGGCGCAGAAAGCCCAGTTCGTCAGCACCATCAAGAACCACACCATGGTGCACGAGCAACTCAAGACCTTCTTCAATGGCTTCCGCCGCGACGCTCACCCCATGGCCATCATGTGCGGCGTGGTCGGCGCCCTGTCCGCCTTCTATCACGACTCGCTGGACATCAAGAACCCGCAGCATCGCGAAGTTTCCGCCATGCGCCTGGTCGCCAAGATGCCGACCATCGCCGCCATGGCCTACAAGTACTCCATGGGCCAGCCCATGATGTACCCGCGCAATGACCTCAATTACGCGGAAAACTTCCTGCACATGATGTTCAACACCCCGGCCGAGATCAAACCGATCAGCCCGGTACTGGCCAAGGCGATGGACAAGATCTTCATCCTCCACGCCGACCACGAGCAGAACGCCTCCACCTCCACCGTGCGCCTGGCTGGCTCCTCGGGCGCCAACCCCTTCGCCTGTATCGCAGCCGGCATCGCCGCCCTCTGGGGCCCGGCACACGGCGGCGCCAACGAAGCGGTGCTGACCATGCTCGACGAAATCGGCAGCGTGGAGAACATCGACAAGTTCGTGGCCAAGGCCAAGGACAAGGACGACCCGTTCAAGCTGATGGGCTTCGGCCACCGTGTGTACAAGAACTTCGACCCGCGCGCCAAGGTCATGAAGCAGACCTGCGACGAAGTCCTGGCCGAGCTGGGCATCAACGACCCGCAACTGGAACTGGCGATGAAGCTGGAAGAGATCGCGCGCAACGATCCTTACTTCAAGGAGCGCAACCTCTACCCGAACGTGGACTTCTACTCGGGCATCATCCTCAAGGCCATCGGCATTCCCACCTCGATGTTCACCGTGATCTTCGCCCTGGCGCGCACCGTCGGCTGGATCTCGCACTGGAAGGAAATGCTCTCTGGCCCGTACAAGATCGGCCGCCCGCGCCAGCTCTACACTGGCCATGCCAAGCGCGACCTGCCCGACGACCGGGGCTGA
- a CDS encoding START domain-containing protein, producing the protein MSKSRIALLAVLICASGVQAAERKWQLEREEEGIKVYLADVPGSKYKAYRGVVTIDADLPKVLALQEDVPGACAWVYSCQEQRLLQREGDKSWLYTRFKMPWPVEARDSVIEVTTRKEADGSVTRMLEGDPGRLPKEKGYVRVPSLEGEWLLKPEGEHRVEVTYEAHTEPGGSVPSWLANSFVVDAPLQTLKALRAKAEAK; encoded by the coding sequence ATGAGCAAGTCCCGTATCGCATTGCTGGCCGTGTTGATCTGCGCCTCGGGCGTTCAGGCGGCCGAGCGCAAATGGCAGCTAGAGCGTGAGGAGGAGGGCATCAAGGTCTATCTGGCCGATGTGCCGGGCTCCAAGTACAAGGCTTATCGTGGCGTAGTGACCATCGATGCCGATCTGCCCAAGGTGCTTGCCCTGCAGGAAGATGTCCCAGGTGCCTGTGCCTGGGTCTATAGCTGCCAGGAACAACGCTTGTTGCAACGTGAGGGCGACAAGAGCTGGCTGTACACCCGTTTCAAGATGCCCTGGCCGGTAGAGGCGCGTGACTCGGTGATCGAGGTGACGACGCGCAAGGAGGCGGACGGCAGTGTGACGCGCATGCTCGAAGGCGACCCAGGGCGTTTGCCCAAGGAGAAGGGCTACGTGCGTGTACCCAGCCTGGAGGGGGAGTGGCTGCTCAAACCGGAAGGCGAGCATCGGGTGGAAGTGACCTACGAAGCCCATACCGAGCCGGGTGGCAGCGTGCCGTCCTGGCTGGCCAACAGCTTCGTGGTCGATGCGCCCTTGCAGACGCTCAAGGCGCTACGGGCCAAGGCGGAGGCAAAGTAG
- a CDS encoding exonuclease domain-containing protein, with product MGHWLVIDLEATTDEGGWPLEEMEIIEIGASLVTAAGHECDHFQRFVRPQRRPCLTDFCRQLTHINQSDIDAATSLPQVWAQFERWLGQHAPRLAGWGSWGDYDRRQLLHEWQQHGLHSLLSATPHLNLKQAFAKARQLSRQVGLNQALQLSGLQFQGQQHRALMDARNTARLLPLVLPIKG from the coding sequence ATGGGACACTGGCTGGTCATCGACCTGGAAGCCACCACCGATGAGGGTGGCTGGCCACTGGAAGAAATGGAGATCATCGAGATCGGTGCCAGCCTGGTAACCGCCGCTGGCCACGAATGCGACCATTTCCAGCGTTTCGTGCGTCCACAGCGCCGGCCCTGCCTGACCGATTTCTGCCGTCAGCTCACCCATATCAACCAGAGCGACATCGATGCCGCCACCTCGCTGCCGCAGGTCTGGGCGCAATTCGAGCGCTGGCTCGGCCAGCATGCGCCACGCCTGGCTGGCTGGGGGAGCTGGGGCGACTACGATCGCCGGCAATTGCTGCACGAGTGGCAACAACATGGGCTTCACAGCCTGCTCAGCGCCACGCCGCACCTGAACCTCAAGCAGGCGTTCGCCAAGGCCCGGCAACTGTCACGCCAGGTCGGCCTGAACCAGGCCCTGCAATTGTCCGGCCTGCAGTTTCAGGGGCAACAGCACCGCGCCTTGATGGATGCCCGCAACACGGCGCGCCTGCTGCCTCTGGTACTGCCCATCAAAGGGTGA
- the ppnP gene encoding pyrimidine/purine nucleoside phosphorylase: MFKVNEYFDGTVKSIGFTMAEGPATIGVMAPGEYEFGTSQLEVMHVVAGALTVKLPGSESWDTFAAGSQFTVPANSKFQLKVAVDTAYLCEYR; the protein is encoded by the coding sequence ATGTTCAAGGTCAACGAGTACTTCGACGGCACCGTCAAATCCATCGGCTTCACCATGGCTGAAGGCCCTGCCACCATCGGTGTGATGGCGCCGGGTGAATACGAATTCGGCACCAGCCAACTGGAAGTCATGCACGTCGTCGCCGGTGCCCTGACCGTCAAGCTGCCGGGCAGCGAGAGCTGGGACACCTTCGCCGCTGGCAGCCAGTTCACCGTACCGGCCAACAGCAAGTTCCAGCTGAAGGTGGCCGTGGACACCGCCTATCTCTGCGAATACCGCTAA
- the rhtA gene encoding threonine/homoserine exporter RhtA, which translates to MPRTALFAPIALLVVAMVSIQSGASLAKHLFPLVGAEGTTTLRLVLGAIILSLVMQPWRAKLDLRKCQALFAYGLALGGMNLLFYMSLQRIPLGIAVALEFTGPLALALFSSRRPLDFVWVILAIVGLWILLPTGATQSAIDPLGAALALAAGACWSLYIVFGQKAGAQHGRHTVALGTWVAVLLVLPIGAWRVGSDLLNVDLLPIALGVAVLSSALPYSLEMVALTRLPARTFSVLMSMEPAIAALCGLAFLGEKLLWGQWLAVGAIILASAGAAATIRPQR; encoded by the coding sequence ATGCCCCGCACCGCCCTCTTCGCCCCTATCGCCCTGCTGGTGGTGGCCATGGTCTCGATCCAGAGCGGCGCCTCCCTGGCCAAGCATCTGTTCCCCCTGGTGGGCGCCGAAGGCACCACGACCCTGCGCCTGGTGCTCGGCGCGATCATTCTGTCGCTGGTGATGCAGCCCTGGCGGGCCAAGCTGGATCTGCGCAAATGCCAGGCCCTGTTCGCCTATGGCCTGGCGCTGGGCGGCATGAACCTGCTGTTCTACATGTCGCTGCAGCGCATTCCACTGGGCATCGCCGTGGCCCTGGAATTCACCGGGCCACTGGCCCTGGCGCTGTTTTCCTCACGTCGCCCGCTGGATTTCGTCTGGGTGATCCTGGCCATCGTCGGCCTGTGGATTCTGTTGCCGACCGGCGCCACGCAGAGCGCCATCGACCCGCTGGGCGCAGCGCTGGCCCTGGCCGCCGGTGCGTGCTGGTCGCTGTACATCGTCTTTGGGCAGAAAGCCGGCGCCCAACATGGCCGGCATACCGTCGCCCTGGGCACCTGGGTCGCGGTGCTGCTGGTGCTGCCCATCGGCGCCTGGCGTGTCGGCAGCGACCTGCTCAACGTCGATCTGCTACCCATCGCCCTGGGCGTGGCGGTGCTTTCCTCTGCCCTGCCCTATAGCCTGGAAATGGTCGCATTGACCCGCCTGCCAGCGCGCACCTTCAGCGTCCTGATGAGTATGGAGCCCGCCATCGCCGCCCTCTGCGGCCTGGCGTTTCTCGGCGAGAAGCTGCTCTGGGGTCAGTGGCTGGCCGTCGGCGCCATCATCCTCGCCTCGGCCGGCGCCGCCGCCACCATCCGCCCCCAGCGCTGA
- a CDS encoding ABC transporter transmembrane domain-containing protein — protein MTSMLSSRQRGAIRLAWRFIAPYRGRVLGAMLALMFTAAITLSMGQGIKLLVDQGLATQSPAALRHSLGLFFVLVLALAAGTYMRFYLVSWIGERVVADIRRRVFDHLIELHPGFYESNRSSEIQSRLTADTTLLQSVIGSSLSMALRNLIMLIGGSVLLVVTNPKLSGIVLLALPLVVAPILLFGRRVRALSRQSQDRVADVGSYVGEVLGQIKTVQAYNHQDEDKRRFATSVEAAFEVARKRIAQRSWLITVVIVLVLGAVGVMLWVGGMDVIAGRISGGELAAFVFYALIVGSSFGTLSEVIGELQRAAGAAERIAELLRAGNAIVAPQQPQPLPQPVQGRIELQGVRFAYPSRSDSYAIDGIDLQVAAGETLALVGPSGAGKSTLFDLLLRFFDPQAGRILVDGVAIDQLDPDALRSCFALVSQNPALFFGSVEDNIRYGRLDASQAEVEAAARAAHAHEFIQRLPQGYQTHLGEAGLGLSGGQRQRLAIARALLADAPILLLDEATSALDAESEHLIQQALPSLMAGRTTLVIAHRLATIKQADRIAVIEQGRLAAIGTHAELIESSPLYARLAELQFGQNA, from the coding sequence ATGACATCGATGCTTTCTTCCCGCCAGCGCGGCGCCATACGCCTGGCTTGGCGTTTCATCGCGCCCTATCGCGGGCGGGTGTTGGGCGCAATGCTGGCGCTGATGTTCACGGCGGCCATTACTCTGTCCATGGGCCAGGGCATCAAGTTGCTGGTGGATCAGGGCCTGGCCACGCAGTCGCCGGCGGCGCTGCGCCACTCCCTGGGGCTGTTCTTCGTGCTGGTGCTGGCACTGGCGGCGGGCACCTATATGCGCTTCTACCTGGTGTCCTGGATCGGCGAGCGGGTGGTGGCCGATATCCGCCGGCGCGTGTTCGATCATTTGATCGAGCTGCATCCAGGCTTCTACGAAAGCAACCGCAGTTCGGAAATCCAGTCGCGGCTGACCGCCGACACCACCTTGCTGCAGTCGGTGATCGGCTCGTCGCTGTCGATGGCGCTGCGTAATCTGATCATGCTCATCGGCGGCAGCGTGCTGCTGGTGGTGACCAATCCCAAGCTCAGCGGCATCGTGCTGCTGGCCTTGCCGCTGGTGGTGGCGCCAATCCTGCTGTTCGGCCGCCGTGTGCGCGCGCTGTCGCGGCAGAGCCAGGATCGCGTGGCCGATGTCGGCAGCTATGTCGGCGAGGTGCTCGGGCAGATCAAGACGGTGCAGGCCTACAACCACCAGGACGAGGACAAGCGTCGTTTCGCCACGTCCGTCGAGGCGGCGTTCGAGGTGGCGCGCAAGCGCATCGCCCAGCGCTCCTGGCTGATCACCGTGGTCATCGTGCTGGTGCTCGGGGCGGTGGGGGTGATGCTCTGGGTCGGTGGCATGGATGTGATCGCCGGGCGCATTTCCGGTGGCGAACTGGCGGCCTTCGTCTTCTACGCCCTGATCGTCGGCTCGTCCTTCGGCACCCTCAGTGAGGTGATCGGCGAGCTGCAGCGCGCCGCAGGCGCCGCCGAGCGCATCGCCGAGCTGTTGCGTGCCGGCAATGCCATAGTCGCGCCGCAGCAGCCGCAACCGCTGCCGCAGCCGGTGCAGGGACGCATCGAGTTGCAGGGTGTGCGCTTCGCCTATCCGTCGCGCTCGGACAGCTACGCCATCGATGGCATCGACCTGCAGGTGGCGGCGGGTGAAACCCTGGCGCTGGTGGGGCCGTCCGGGGCTGGCAAGTCGACACTGTTCGACCTGCTGCTGCGCTTCTTCGACCCACAGGCCGGGCGCATTCTGGTGGACGGCGTGGCCATCGATCAGCTCGATCCCGATGCGCTGCGTAGCTGCTTCGCCCTGGTGTCGCAGAATCCGGCGCTGTTCTTCGGTTCGGTCGAGGACAATATCCGCTATGGCCGCCTCGATGCCAGCCAGGCGGAGGTGGAGGCCGCTGCTAGAGCGGCACACGCCCATGAGTTCATCCAGCGCCTGCCGCAGGGTTATCAGACCCACCTGGGCGAGGCTGGCCTGGGGCTTTCCGGTGGGCAGCGTCAACGCCTGGCAATTGCCCGCGCGTTGCTCGCCGATGCGCCGATCCTGCTGCTCGACGAAGCCACCAGTGCGTTGGATGCCGAGAGCGAGCACCTGATCCAGCAGGCACTGCCGTCGCTGATGGCCGGGCGCACCACGCTGGTGATCGCCCACCGTCTGGCCACGATCAAGCAGGCGGATCGTATCGCGGTGATCGAACAGGGACGTCTGGCGGCCATTGGCACTCATGCCGAGCTGATCGAGAGCAGCCCGCTGTATGCGCGCCTGGCCGAGCTGCAGTTCGGCCAGAATGCCTGA
- a CDS encoding DoxX-like family protein, translating to MTEQRLVRIAWLARLALAAVFLWHGLVPKILWLSPDEVAMIGAHGLPDHPWFAPGLIAAVGGTAEILLGIALLTVRRQRWPLLVAGLILLVLLLDVALLSPHLLLQAFNPLSTNLAALALCAVAWLAEAPSTADS from the coding sequence ATGACTGAGCAGCGCCTGGTACGGATTGCCTGGCTCGCTCGCCTGGCGCTGGCAGCGGTATTCCTCTGGCATGGCCTGGTGCCGAAGATCCTCTGGCTCAGCCCTGACGAAGTGGCGATGATTGGCGCCCATGGCTTGCCGGATCATCCCTGGTTCGCGCCAGGGCTGATCGCCGCTGTCGGGGGCACTGCCGAGATCCTGCTGGGTATCGCCCTGCTGACGGTACGCCGCCAGCGCTGGCCGTTGCTGGTCGCGGGCTTGATATTGCTGGTGCTGCTGCTTGATGTCGCGCTATTGAGTCCCCATCTGTTGCTTCAGGCGTTCAATCCGCTTTCCACCAACCTGGCTGCCCTGGCGCTGTGCGCCGTGGCCTGGCTGGCGGAAGCCCCCTCGACTGCTGACTCCTGA
- a CDS encoding thiol-disulfide oxidoreductase DCC family protein, whose translation MTEPSLPPGLSAGERVVLFDGVCKLCNGWAKFLIRHDPARQFRLASVQSAQGQALLAWYGLPTDHFDTMALIDEQGLHLRSTALLRILARLPRPWRVLAWLRLVPRSLRDWCYERIALNRYHLFGRHEVCLLPSADHAERFLHD comes from the coding sequence ATGACGGAGCCATCGCTACCACCCGGCTTGTCGGCAGGCGAGCGCGTCGTGCTGTTCGACGGCGTCTGCAAGCTGTGCAATGGCTGGGCGAAGTTCCTTATCCGCCACGACCCTGCGCGGCAGTTTCGCCTGGCGTCCGTGCAGTCCGCCCAAGGGCAGGCGTTGCTGGCCTGGTACGGTTTACCGACCGATCACTTCGACACCATGGCGTTGATCGACGAGCAGGGCCTGCATCTGCGCTCGACCGCGTTGCTGCGCATTCTTGCGCGCTTGCCCCGGCCTTGGCGGGTGTTGGCCTGGCTGCGTCTAGTTCCGCGCTCGCTGCGCGACTGGTGCTATGAGCGTATTGCCCTGAACCGCTACCACCTGTTCGGCCGCCATGAGGTCTGCCTGCTGCCCAGCGCCGACCACGCCGAGCGCTTTCTGCATGACTGA
- a CDS encoding DUF1287 domain-containing protein yields MRMLVVLLAWALALAAQAIEADRLVLDARKQVGVTLSYDPAYRQLNYPGGDVPLATGVCTDVVIRALRQQGLDLQEAVHRDMRGNFAVYPRNWGLSRPDSNIDHRRVPNLMTWFKRQGWSLPVSQDPAAYQAGDIVTWDLGRGLTHIGIVSDRQASNGAPLILHNIGRGTQEEDILFTYRITGQYRPQAQQASALR; encoded by the coding sequence ATGCGCATGCTGGTCGTACTGCTGGCCTGGGCGCTGGCCCTGGCTGCGCAGGCCATCGAGGCTGACAGGCTGGTGCTGGATGCGCGCAAGCAGGTCGGCGTGACCCTGAGCTATGACCCGGCCTACCGCCAGTTGAACTATCCGGGCGGCGACGTGCCCCTGGCCACCGGCGTGTGCACCGACGTGGTGATCCGCGCGCTGCGCCAGCAGGGGCTTGACCTGCAGGAGGCAGTGCATCGCGACATGCGCGGCAATTTTGCCGTCTACCCGAGAAACTGGGGCCTGAGCCGGCCGGACAGCAATATCGACCACCGTCGCGTGCCCAACTTGATGACCTGGTTCAAGCGTCAGGGCTGGTCGCTGCCGGTCAGTCAGGATCCTGCGGCTTACCAGGCTGGCGATATCGTCACCTGGGATCTGGGGCGCGGCCTGACTCATATCGGCATCGTCAGTGATCGTCAGGCGTCAAATGGTGCGCCGCTGATCCTGCATAACATCGGCCGCGGCACGCAGGAGGAAGACATCCTCTTCACCTACCGCATCACTGGCCAATACCGCCCGCAGGCGCAACAGGCGAGTGCCCTACGATGA
- a CDS encoding ATP-NAD kinase family protein, with protein MSRFRIGLIINPLAGLGGPAALKGSDGVAEQALALGIEPKAAQRTRTALEQLLALRERIEFVSYPGAMGGDLLAQMGFEHRLLGELGEGASTADDTRRAVQQLQDAGVALILFAGGDGTARDVCAVVREGQPVLGIPAGVKIQSGVYAISPRAAGELTARLVEGGLVRLASGEVRDIDEAALREGRVTARWYGELCVPQEGGYVQAVKQGGMESEELVLADLAAWLESEWEPGTRYVFGPGSTLHGLAQNLGLDTALLGVDVIEDGQVIACDVNEAELFALVEGWPSYLLVTAIGGQGHIIGRGNQQISPRVLRAVGLERLRVVATKRKLATLEGRPLLVDSGDVTLDDAFPDAVRVWAGYKEELLYPLSR; from the coding sequence ATGTCGCGTTTTCGTATAGGTCTGATCATCAACCCGCTGGCAGGTCTGGGTGGCCCGGCTGCCCTCAAGGGCAGCGACGGCGTGGCCGAGCAGGCACTGGCCCTGGGTATCGAGCCCAAGGCCGCGCAGCGCACGCGCACGGCGCTGGAACAACTGCTGGCGCTGCGCGAGCGCATCGAGTTCGTCAGCTACCCGGGCGCCATGGGGGGCGATCTTCTGGCGCAGATGGGCTTCGAGCATCGCCTGCTGGGGGAGTTGGGCGAGGGCGCGAGCACTGCTGACGATACCCGACGCGCCGTGCAGCAATTGCAGGATGCCGGTGTGGCGCTGATCCTCTTCGCCGGTGGCGATGGCACCGCTCGGGATGTGTGTGCCGTGGTCAGGGAAGGGCAGCCGGTGCTGGGCATTCCGGCCGGGGTGAAGATCCAGTCCGGTGTCTATGCCATCAGCCCGCGGGCAGCAGGTGAACTGACCGCGCGCCTGGTCGAGGGCGGTCTGGTGCGTCTGGCCAGCGGCGAGGTGCGTGATATAGACGAAGCTGCCCTGCGCGAGGGGCGCGTGACCGCGCGTTGGTATGGCGAGCTGTGCGTGCCGCAGGAGGGCGGTTACGTGCAGGCGGTCAAGCAGGGCGGTATGGAGTCCGAGGAGCTGGTGCTGGCCGATCTGGCCGCCTGGCTGGAGAGCGAATGGGAGCCGGGCACGCGCTATGTGTTCGGGCCCGGCTCGACCTTGCACGGTCTGGCGCAGAACCTGGGGCTGGACACCGCCTTGCTCGGCGTGGATGTGATCGAGGATGGCCAGGTGATCGCCTGCGACGTCAACGAAGCCGAGCTGTTTGCCCTGGTGGAGGGGTGGCCGAGTTATCTGCTGGTGACCGCGATTGGCGGTCAGGGCCATATCATCGGCCGTGGCAACCAGCAGATCAGCCCGCGCGTGCTGCGCGCCGTCGGCCTGGAGCGCCTGCGCGTGGTCGCCACTAAGCGCAAGCTGGCGACGCTGGAGGGCAGGCCGTTGCTGGTGGACAGCGGCGACGTGACCCTGGACGATGCCTTTCCCGATGCCGTGCGGGTCTGGGCAGGTTACAAGGAAGAGTTGCTCTACCCCCTGAGTCGATAG